In the Enterococcus rotai genome, AATGCTTGATTCAATGGCTCTTTTGGTGTCGTTCCAGAAATCTCCTGATGTCCTAAAAATGAATCTGCACCATGATGAGTTAAATTTGCTTTTCCATAATTTGCTTTTGATGAAAATATTAGTTCTTCTGTTTCAAATTCAAGAATATTCATCAATCCAAGTTTTTCTAAGGTAGGAATGCTAATGGTAGGAATTTTTTCTATAATATGTTTTGCTGTATTTGAGCCATTATCTGCCGGTCTGACAAGCGGTACATCTCTCATTGCCCCTACACCAAAACTATCTAAAACATTAATAATAAATCGACTCATTTTTAAATCCTTCTTCCTTGACTATCAAAAATTCCGACGATCTCTGGCTTACCTGTGCTAATTCCTTTTACAACTGCTACATTGCTTCTCGTGACAAAAATTTGTGTACGAAAAGCGGCAATCACAGTTGCTCCAATAGTATGTTCTGTTGAAGTAGAAAGATAATAATCGATACTTTCATCTGAAAACGACTCGACCTTGTCCTCTACACGAACATTAGTGTCAGCAATTAAGGTTGAATGTAAATGTCCTCTACGATAGTAACCACCACCATAGAAATACGATTTCCCTTTAAAATTATGGGATATTTCACTTACATATACTAAGGCCGGTTTCTCTGGTTGTACTTTATACGCGTGTAACGGTGTTGTTCCAGTTAGCGCATGGCCTGGCTCTGCTTGTGTTCCACCGATTTCTTTGATAAATGGAAAGGTTTCGCTACATGAAGCAGACGGAACATTTAGTTCTGGCACCGCAAACCCTTCTTGCCGCAAAATCACTCTAGCCTGTTCAATCGTTTTCACATTATTTGTTTCCGATAATGTCGTGTACGTTTCATCGAATAAAAAACAGGGAAAAGAAGTAATACCACTGAACTCGACTGCCGAGAACTTATGAAATACTTTACTTTGTTCGGCAAGATCTGCTAATAAAAAACCGCCAAACTGCCCGTCGTACATTTGATCATTTTCTGCAACTACTTTTAACAAGACTTTTTGCTTAATGCCAATTTTTTTAGCTATGGTATTGATTTGTTCTAATTTTTCAATGGAAAAAACGGTAATATATTCTGTCCCATAGACCATAATTTTTTCTAAAAGCTGATCTGGTATTTGAACTAAGTGTCCCACGTTACATAACGGAATCTGATGATCCATCATAACCAAAGCTTCTTTAAAATCAACTACCACTGCACCACGATAACCAATCGCCATTAATTCTTTTGCAATCAGTGGATTTCGACCCATTTGCTTCAACATAAAAAATAGGTCAATACCCATTTCATTGGCACGTTCTAACATTACTGCACCATTTACACGAATCGTATCTAAATCTAAAACATAGGTATCGGGAAGAATCTGACCTGTTTGGTGTAAATAAATTCCTGCGTCGATCAACTCAGGATTAGCTTGTTTCATCATCGGTAGAAACAAATGAATCCCTCCCTTACTGCTCTTTCTTCAATATATTAATAATATGCATATAGACAAACCACAGCTCATCTGAACTAAAATTTGTTGAAGAATACCGAGACAATTCTTGCCATAACGCCTTTGACTCCGCTAGCTTCTCATCTTGTTGAATCTCAGATAAGATAAACTCATCCATGCTGATTACAGGTTCGTTCTTTTTCTGTCTCGCATCAGCCATAGCAATATGAGTTAAAAACATATCGAGATGCTCTTCACTATCAATGACATTTTGTTCCAGCAAATAGCTATTCACAGCTAACACAAATCGCTCTGTCTCTTCATCTATCAGATTTGACTCTTTTAAAATTCCTAATTTTTTTCCAATCATTTTAAACGTCCTTTTAATAATGAGGGATCATTTTACCGTCCAATACTTGCTTTTGTACCGATAAAATGTTTGTTTCATCTATCACACTCATCAGTATTTTTTTTAATAGTAGATTCTCTTTGTGAACGACACAAACTGCTGTGCTGGCTAAATCATCTTCCACACTGCCTTCAAGAAACTGATAATTCAGATGGTCTAATTTCCGATCCTTGATTTCATCATAGTTCCAAATCCCCACATCGATCATTCCTTGCTCTAGAGAATAAATCAATTGATGGCTTGGGACTTCAATAAATTCAACTTTTTTACCAGCAGTTGCGTTTTCAGTTAAAATCTGTTGATCATATGAATTATGATCAATGCCCACTCGCATTTGATCTTCAATTGTAGAGCTTTTCGGATTTGAAAAGATCATTACATGATTGGACAAATAGCTGCGTGGGCCAAAATCTTTAAAGATCTCCAGCTCACTACCTGCTTTTATTGCTTGGATCGCAGCTAATTTTGAGACAATCGAAAAATGCATTGTTTTTTCACTTGTCAAATCCATTCGGTCTTTCGAACCTCTGACATAAGCCATGCTTAAAGGAATTTCTGCATGATGAAATACTTCATATAAACCGGTAGCAAACCCTTCGTATGTCTTGGAATATGGTAACGGCATTGTCCCCCGAATCGGTCCTTCGATCACAATTTTTTGTAATCGTTGGTAGTCGATTGTGGTCAAAATTGTTCCTTGACGCCCTTGACTTACTGTGCGAATTATTTTTTCCTCTTTCAAGTAGTTCAGAGCATTCTGAACCGTTCCCCGTGACATCCCATATTTTTCTTGAAACTCTGAAATCACAGGCATACGGCTACCTTCAGATAATAAAATCAACTCACCTGATAGTTGTTGAATTGCTTTTCCCGTTTTATTTAGAAATTCCTCTTGCATTGGCTTTAATTCCCTTCTATTGACTCTTTTATAATTCTAATGATCGTATCTGCACCTGCTCTCATCGGATTGATTCGAATCATCGTTTTTGTACTTTCTGGCGACGCTGCTCGAAAGGTTCCTGAAAGTCGATAAAACATCGGTACAAATTCATATTTTGATTCAGCTCCCACTGGATTTGGGGCTGCTCCTCGTTTTTCTGCTTGTTTTAACACGTCAGCGGCTATCGGCTGATCAAATTCTACAATGATCACTTTAGATTGGGCATTAGCGATAAAAGCTTGTTTGACCCCATTCACTTCACCTGTATTTAAACGTATTGCCACTTCTTCTGATACTTGAGATGAAATCGCTAAAGCAACTGGCGCATAAATCAAGCCTTGCAACACAGCGATTGCTTCAAACCCCTGTACTTGTAATCCGCCAGAATAATTTTCTTTGCGTAACTCTTTGATCAACTCAGCGTTGCCTACAATACAGCCTACTCCTTCTGGACCTAATAATTTAAAGGTTGAGAAACAAGATAAATCAGCACCACACTCTACACCGATTTTTGGTACTTTTAAAGTTGAATAATTGTCATCTGTAATGATTACGATATTTTTATTTTGTCCTTTTATTTGTTCAATAACGGCTTCTGGTTGATAAGAATCATTCGGCTTTTGTCTTGTAAATTGAACGATTGCTAGTTGAATGTCATTTTCGGCGATCACAGACTCCAGTCTCTCTGGTCGATTAAAATCTGCTACAACTGTTTTCAAGTTTAGCATATCAATAGAAGTTTGAGTCGTTGGATAAACAGGTGCATCATGAACCAGTACCGTTTTTCCATATTTTTTACTCGCCGCATGCAAGGACAAGCGAATCGCCATCGTTCCTGCGCCACGCACTAACATAGCAGCTTCAGCTGCAAAAATATCTTGCAAGACATGTTCTACTTTATTCGTCGTGATTGGTTGATTAAAGCCTGGCACAACACCTAAATCGCCACGTGTTAAGATTTCCGAACCTTCAAAGTTTCTCGTAACACAATCAACAATTTGAAATTGCTTTTTAGTGGCCTCTTCCAAATTCATTGTTTCT is a window encoding:
- a CDS encoding YhfX family PLP-dependent enzyme is translated as MFLPMMKQANPELIDAGIYLHQTGQILPDTYVLDLDTIRVNGAVMLERANEMGIDLFFMLKQMGRNPLIAKELMAIGYRGAVVVDFKEALVMMDHQIPLCNVGHLVQIPDQLLEKIMVYGTEYITVFSIEKLEQINTIAKKIGIKQKVLLKVVAENDQMYDGQFGGFLLADLAEQSKVFHKFSAVEFSGITSFPCFLFDETYTTLSETNNVKTIEQARVILRQEGFAVPELNVPSASCSETFPFIKEIGGTQAEPGHALTGTTPLHAYKVQPEKPALVYVSEISHNFKGKSYFYGGGYYRRGHLHSTLIADTNVRVEDKVESFSDESIDYYLSTSTEHTIGATVIAAFRTQIFVTRSNVAVVKGISTGKPEIVGIFDSQGRRI
- a CDS encoding PRD domain-containing protein translates to MIGKKLGILKESNLIDEETERFVLAVNSYLLEQNVIDSEEHLDMFLTHIAMADARQKKNEPVISMDEFILSEIQQDEKLAESKALWQELSRYSSTNFSSDELWFVYMHIINILKKEQ
- the yhfZ gene encoding GntR family transcriptional regulator YhfZ encodes the protein MQEEFLNKTGKAIQQLSGELILLSEGSRMPVISEFQEKYGMSRGTVQNALNYLKEEKIIRTVSQGRQGTILTTIDYQRLQKIVIEGPIRGTMPLPYSKTYEGFATGLYEVFHHAEIPLSMAYVRGSKDRMDLTSEKTMHFSIVSKLAAIQAIKAGSELEIFKDFGPRSYLSNHVMIFSNPKSSTIEDQMRVGIDHNSYDQQILTENATAGKKVEFIEVPSHQLIYSLEQGMIDVGIWNYDEIKDRKLDHLNYQFLEGSVEDDLASTAVCVVHKENLLLKKILMSVIDETNILSVQKQVLDGKMIPHY
- a CDS encoding aminotransferase class V-fold PLP-dependent enzyme; this encodes MKTFPLETMNLEEATKKQFQIVDCVTRNFEGSEILTRGDLGVVPGFNQPITTNKVEHVLQDIFAAEAAMLVRGAGTMAIRLSLHAASKKYGKTVLVHDAPVYPTTQTSIDMLNLKTVVADFNRPERLESVIAENDIQLAIVQFTRQKPNDSYQPEAVIEQIKGQNKNIVIITDDNYSTLKVPKIGVECGADLSCFSTFKLLGPEGVGCIVGNAELIKELRKENYSGGLQVQGFEAIAVLQGLIYAPVALAISSQVSEEVAIRLNTGEVNGVKQAFIANAQSKVIIVEFDQPIAADVLKQAEKRGAAPNPVGAESKYEFVPMFYRLSGTFRAASPESTKTMIRINPMRAGADTIIRIIKESIEGN